The following are encoded in a window of Penicillium oxalicum strain HP7-1 chromosome II, whole genome shotgun sequence genomic DNA:
- a CDS encoding Aspergillopepsin-2 — translation MKFAAALTTATLVAGALAAPRSGLVERLEARGILTRRSIPPHKIGDRVAENGVLLKTDDSDSEVQYSKNWAGVVREQPPAASATYTEVSATFTVPTPTATDHSGKVQAASAWVGIDGDTYTKAILQTGIDAYVSNGQRAYDAWYEWYPNAAETFDLELTAGDEIVAIVKSNSPSEGVAIIENRSTGQNVTKTISAPSSTATLGGQNAEWIVEDFNSGSTMVPFANFGRVDFTGALAKTSIGDYGVEDATILEIQQNGVVLAGVEIQSDSEFTVIYQ, via the coding sequence ATGAAATTTGCAGCTGCCCTTACGACAGCCACCTTGGTGGCTGGGGCCCTTGCAGCTCCTCGCTCTGGACTCGTTGAGCGTCTGGAGGCTCGTGGCATCCTGACCCGCCGATCCATCCCGCCACACAAGATCGGCGATCGAGTGGCAGAGAATGGAGTACTTCTCAAGACAGACGACAGCGATTCTGAAGTCCAGTATAGTAAGAACTGGGCGGGCGTTGTCCGTGAGCAGCCTCCGGCGGCGAGTGCCACCTATACTGAGGTTTCAGCCACATTCACCGTGCCCACTCCAACCGCAACCGATCACTCTGGCAAAGTCCAAGCGGCTTCCGCTTGGGTTGGCATTGACGGTGATACATACACCAAAGCGATCTTGCAAACGGGAATTGATGCATACGTGTCCAACGGCCAGAGAGCCTATGACGCCTGGTACGAGTGGTACCCCAATGCCGCAGAGACGTTTGACCTCGAGTTGACTGCCGGTGATGAGATCGTGGCCATTGTCAAATCTAACTCGCCAAGCGAGGGTGTCGCAATCATCGAAAACCGGTCCACAGGCCAAAATGTGACCAAAACAATTTCCGCCCCGTCCAGTACTGCTACGCTTGGCGGGCAAAATGCAGAATGGATCGTCGAAGATTTCAACTCAGGGTCAACAATGGTCCCGTTCGCCAACTTTGGTCGGGTCGACTTTACTGGAGCTCTAGCGAAGACGTCGATTGGCGACTATGGTGTCGAGGATGCAACCATTTTGGAGATTCAGCAGAATGGGGTGGTCCTTGCGGGCGTGGAGATTCAAAGCGACTCCGAGTTTACTGTTATTTATCAATGA
- a CDS encoding putative squalene synthase, which translates to MGFIGNAVYFAFHPIQLRSIIQWKVWHNPPHERSEKNDTETQKICYKFLDLTSRSFSAVIKELHPELLLPITVFYLVLRGLDTIEDDTSIPLATKEPLLRNFKDILTQDGWNFTGNRPEEKDRELLVQFQHIITEFKNMKPAYQAIVKDITDKMGNGMADYCVKAEKEDASVKTIEEYDLYCWYVAGLVGEGLTRLFVEAKFGNPALLDRPELQKSMGLLLQKTNIIRDIREDFDDNRRFWPKEIWSKHVDNFEDLFKPEFKEAALNCNSEMILNALEHVEECLFYLAGLREQSVFNFCAIPQSMAIATLELCFRNYDMFQRNVKITKGDACQLMVESTQNLNVLCETFRRLTRAIHKKNTPKDPNFLKISVVCGKIEKFIETIFPTQRAEDAQRRMKGELSHEQIEKQKVESESKSDLYFLIAIMAVIVSIIAGVMLVTAWFLGARFDLAWKEIRSGNFRPPAAITHQEL; encoded by the exons ATGGGTTTCATTGGCAATGCTGTCTACTTTGCTTTTCACCCGATTCAATTGAGGTCAATCATCCAATG GAAAGTCTGGCACAATCCTCCTCATGAGCGAAGTGAAAAAAATGACACCGAGACACAAAAGATTTGCTACAAGTTTCTGGACTTGACAAGCCGAAGTTTCAGCGCAGTCATTAAAGAGTTGCATcccgagcttcttctccctaTCACTGTCTTCTACCTTGTTCTCCGTGGTCTTGACACGATCGAGGATGACACCTCTATTCCCTTGGCAACAAAGGAGCCGTTGCTGCGCAACTTCAAGGATATTCTGACCCAAGATGGCTGGAATTTCACGGGTAACCGTCCTGAGGAGAAGGATCGTGAACTGCTGGTTCAGTTCCAACACATCATCACCGAGTTCAAGAACATGAAGCCCGCGTACCAGGCCATTGTCAAGGACATCACGGACAAGATGGGCAACGGTATGGCTGACTACTGTGTCAAAGCTGAGAAGGAGGATGCCAGCGTGAAGACAATCGAAGAGTACGATCTGTACTGCTGGTATGTCGCTGGATTGGTTGGCGAGGGACTCACCCGCCTCTTTGTGGAGGCCAAGTTCGGCAACCCTGCGCTCCTAGATCGCCCGGAACTGCAAAAATCCATGGGTCTTCTCTTGCAGAAGACCAACATCATTCGTGATATTCGGGAAGATTTTGACGATAACCGCCGATTCTGGCCCAAGGAGATTTGGTCCAAGCATGTCGACAACTTCGAAGACCTTTTCAAACCTGAGTTCAAGGAAGCGGCGCTGAACTGCAACTCAGAAATGATTTTGAATGCTCTTGAACATGTGGAAGAGTGCTTATTCTACCTTGCTGGTCTGAGAGAGCAGAGCGTATTCAACTTTTGCGCCATTCCACAATCCATGGCAATTGCAACTCTTGAGCTTTGCTTCCGCAACTATGATATGTTCCAACGCAAtgtcaaaatcaccaaggGAGACGCCTGCCAGCTTATGGTTGAATCGACCCAGAACCTCAACGTCCTTTGTGAGACATTCCGCCGGTTGACCCGCGCTATCCACAAGAAGAATACTCCGAAGGACCCAAATTTCCTCAAAATTAGTGTCGTCTGTGGCAAG ATCGAGAAATTCATTGAGACCATCTTCCCTACTCAACGTGCAGAGGATGCTCAGCGTCGCATGAAGGGCGAGCTCAGTCACGAGCAAATCGAGAAGCAGAAGGTTGAATCTGAGAGCAAGTCGGACCTGTACTTCTTGATCGCGATCATGGCTGTTATTGTCTCAATAATAGCTGGTGTTATG CTCGTGACTGCCTGGTTCCTAGGTGCTCGCTTCGATCTTGCATGGAAAGAAATTCGATCCGGCAACTTCAGACCTCCCGCGGCAATCACCCACCAAGAGCTCTGA
- a CDS encoding putative J domain-containing protein gives MVADTSYYDALGVPPTATELEIKKAYRKLAIVTHPDKNPGDETAHERFQAIGEAYQVLSNEDLRKRYDKFGKEDAVPGGGFEDPSEFFSMIFGGEAFVDLIGEISLMKDLTATMDITMQEMEEEELAESAEQKLNIHDEEVKAQGEGSSAAAAKAAEAASEVPAHSEAAAPPSYGDATVSPSHAEKPTQGSGASTPRRYMGQQALMDKSEEEARMEAAGLSQEEKELRKKEKKKGLSKEQQERLAAFEEERRKAREERVNTLANKLIDRLSVWTETDKGKDVTRAFEEKIRLEVENLKMESFGLEILHAVGATYVQKGTSFLKSQKFLGISGFFSRLKDKGTLAKETWTTISTAIDAQMTMEEMAKLEERGGEDWTDEKKAEYEKKVTGKILAAAWRGSKFEIQSVLREVCDQILNDKRIRLEKRVERAHALVLAGNIYAKAERDPEEEGDYMAFEQLMAEAHLQEERKG, from the exons ATGGTCGCTGACACCAGTTATTATGATGCCTTGGGCGTCCCTCCGACAGCGACCGAGctggaaatcaaaaaagcGTATCGCAAGCTTGCCATAGTCACTCACCCCG ACAAAAACCCCGGAGACGAGACGGCCCATGAGCGTTTCCAAGCG ATCGGCGAAGCCTACCAGGTACTGAGCAACGAAGACCTGCGCAAGCGATATGACAAGTTTGGCAAGGAAGATGCGGTTCCGGGCGGTGGCTTCG AGGACCCATCGGAGTTCTTCAGCATGATTTTTGGTGGCGAAGCATTCGTTGATCTGATTGGCGAGATTTCTCTCATGAAAGACTTGACCGCGACCATGGACATCACAATGcaagaaatggaagaggaagagctAGCAGAGTCTGCTGAGCAGAAACTGAACATTCATGACGAGGAGGTCAAGGCCCAAGGTGAAGGTTCTTCCGCCGCGGCAGCAAAGGCTGCAGAAGCTGCTTCGGAGGTACCGGCTCACAGTGAGGCTGCTGCACCCCCCTCCTATGGAGATGCTACTGTGTCCCCGAGCCACGCGGAGAAACCCACTCAGGGCTCTGGCGCAAGCACTCCTCGGAGGTATATGGGACAGCAGGCATTGATGGACAAgtccgaggaggaggcacGGATGGAGGCAGCTGGCCTGTCgcaggaggaaaaagaacttcgcaaaaaggagaaaaagaagggcctTTCCAAAGAGCAACAGGAGCGTCTTGCCGCCTTTGAGGAAGAGCGCAGAAAGGCCCGGGAGGAACGTGTCAATACCCTCGCCAACAAGTTGATTGACCGTCTGAGCGTGTGGACGGAGACAGACAAAGGCAAGGATGTGACTCGCGCCTTTGAGGAGAAGATTCGCTTGGAAGTGGAAAACTTGAAAATGGAATCTTTCGGACTTGAGATTCTGCATGCCGTCGGCGCAACTTATGTCCAGAAGGGTACCTCGTTCCTGAAGTCGCAGAAATTCCTTGGCATTTCTGGTTTCTTCTCGCGACTTAAAGATAAGGGCACCTTGGCCAAGGAGACTTGGACTACCATTTCCACCGCTATTGACGCGCAGATGACaatggaggagatggcgaAGCTCGAGGAACGCGGTGGCGAAGACTGGAcagatgagaagaaggccgagtatgagaagaaggtgacTGGCAAGATTCTTGCGGCTGCCTGGCGCGGCAGCAAGTTCGAGATTCAAAGTGTCCTTCGCGAGGTTTGTGACCAGATTCTGAACGACAAGCGAATCCGCCTCGAGAAGCGCGTGGAGCGCGCCCATGCGCTTGTGCTGGCAGGTAACATCTATGCCAAG